Proteins encoded by one window of Myxococcus fulvus:
- a CDS encoding GNAT family N-acetyltransferase produces the protein MSTSRVVVIDHQAPALQAAFCDYVPRVFRTVDFRRWCAWGEWTDDYRAFSVMEDGRVVANASVMRMHLRVEGRDVAGYQLGAVGCVPERRGHGLARVAMEAALEACGDAPVMLFANKTVLDFYPRFGFAPRAQRLFGVDHEVTPSAEPAPALELADPAIRQGLRTLARTGTPLTERFGARLHARIASWYAAANFARPLRQLREDAWVFSSVEDGVLHIDDVFATEVFDLRPYLGRLVAEPVKAIQFGFTPERWWPDARVLGEDDDADLFVRGLSLPEGPDRFPVMART, from the coding sequence ATGTCGACCTCCCGAGTCGTGGTCATCGACCACCAGGCTCCAGCGCTGCAAGCCGCCTTCTGCGACTACGTGCCCCGGGTCTTCCGCACCGTGGACTTCCGGCGCTGGTGCGCGTGGGGCGAGTGGACCGACGACTACCGCGCGTTCAGCGTCATGGAGGACGGGCGCGTGGTGGCGAACGCGTCGGTGATGCGCATGCACCTGCGCGTGGAGGGCCGCGACGTCGCCGGCTACCAACTGGGCGCGGTGGGCTGTGTCCCCGAGCGCCGAGGACACGGCCTGGCGCGCGTGGCGATGGAGGCGGCGCTGGAGGCCTGCGGCGACGCGCCGGTGATGCTGTTCGCGAACAAGACGGTGCTCGACTTCTATCCACGCTTCGGCTTCGCGCCCAGGGCCCAGCGCCTGTTCGGCGTGGACCACGAGGTGACGCCGTCGGCCGAGCCCGCGCCGGCACTGGAGCTGGCCGACCCCGCCATCCGCCAGGGATTGAGGACACTCGCGAGGACGGGCACGCCGTTGACGGAGCGCTTCGGCGCGCGGCTCCACGCGCGCATCGCGAGCTGGTACGCGGCCGCGAACTTCGCCCGGCCGCTGCGCCAGCTGCGCGAGGACGCGTGGGTCTTCTCGAGCGTGGAGGACGGCGTGCTCCACATCGACGACGTCTTCGCCACCGAGGTGTTCGACCTGCGTCCCTATCTGGGCCGGCTGGTGGCCGAGCCCGTGAAGGCCATCCAGTTCGGCTTCACCCCCGAGCGCTGGTGGCCGGACGCGCGCGTGCTCGGCGAGGACGACGACGCGGACCTGTTCGTGCGAGGTCTGTCATTGCCCGAGGGGCCGGACCGCTTCCCGGTGATGGCCAGGACGTGA
- a CDS encoding putative metal-binding motif-containing protein, with protein MGLALLLVTVGCGSSGSKGDAGSVEEDSGSREDGGVPGDGGPGDAGPGDAGTDPLACEKQRGVCAGAKRALVDGAYEPECTARSYGADYESAETRCDGLDNDCDGVTDPSVESRVTALSGGYEVGQLSSLRTEAGVLVAVFDGATDARVLRLDENLRVQETSNVPMAWVRTGTARQYVRTAKLVRTSEGLALFYSTMSFRVAPLNAYLVPLEANGAPKRGADGEVLEYRLLDRPMDEGRTVVAASTEHDRLVVLWTTGRPPTQPVQVMGTVVDSKGQVLVAPKVLFESASNWAPSPRSALWLRNGELLVALAEESGKGQGTVRVRRLDAALEQVGEERAFTTSEEPVPQLVDLGASAGAPLASPVLVWRSREAPEYRRWIRVAGHLFEGGQPVTWVMDTPAYVPWFGVFVDEGVLRLSWLSRFFDGWENNTPIYWGRLWTQDVGDAPVDRTPGLELMPLNEHAMWVLMEKVAPRRMATMYTATTDAGQFLDAVRYCTP; from the coding sequence ATGGGCCTGGCCCTCCTGTTGGTGACAGTGGGGTGCGGGTCCTCGGGTTCGAAGGGGGACGCGGGCTCGGTGGAGGAGGACAGCGGCTCTCGGGAGGACGGTGGAGTTCCCGGGGACGGAGGTCCGGGAGACGCGGGGCCCGGTGATGCAGGCACGGACCCGCTGGCCTGCGAGAAGCAGCGGGGTGTGTGCGCCGGAGCGAAGCGCGCGCTGGTGGATGGAGCGTACGAGCCGGAGTGCACGGCGCGCTCCTATGGCGCGGACTACGAGAGCGCGGAGACGCGCTGTGACGGGCTCGACAATGACTGCGACGGTGTGACGGACCCGTCGGTGGAGTCACGCGTCACGGCACTCTCTGGTGGGTACGAGGTGGGGCAGCTCTCCAGTCTCCGGACTGAGGCGGGGGTGTTGGTGGCGGTCTTCGACGGGGCGACCGACGCGCGCGTCCTCCGGCTGGACGAGAACCTGCGGGTTCAGGAGACGTCGAACGTGCCGATGGCCTGGGTGCGCACGGGGACGGCTCGGCAGTACGTGCGCACCGCGAAGCTGGTGCGGACCTCGGAAGGGCTTGCCCTGTTCTACTCCACCATGAGCTTCAGGGTGGCCCCGCTCAACGCCTACCTCGTCCCGCTCGAGGCGAATGGGGCACCCAAGCGGGGGGCGGACGGTGAGGTGCTGGAATATCGGCTGCTCGACCGGCCGATGGATGAGGGGCGCACGGTGGTGGCTGCGTCAACCGAGCATGACCGGCTGGTGGTGCTCTGGACGACGGGAAGGCCCCCGACTCAACCCGTCCAGGTGATGGGCACCGTGGTGGATTCGAAGGGGCAGGTGCTCGTGGCGCCCAAAGTGCTCTTCGAGAGTGCGTCGAACTGGGCGCCCTCTCCACGGAGTGCGCTGTGGCTGCGCAATGGTGAGCTCCTGGTGGCGCTGGCGGAGGAGTCAGGGAAGGGGCAGGGCACCGTCCGAGTGCGCCGGCTCGACGCGGCGTTGGAGCAGGTGGGGGAGGAGCGAGCCTTCACGACGTCTGAGGAGCCAGTCCCTCAGTTGGTCGACCTGGGGGCGTCGGCGGGGGCCCCGCTCGCCTCGCCGGTGTTGGTGTGGCGCAGCCGTGAGGCTCCGGAGTATCGCCGCTGGATTCGCGTGGCGGGTCACCTGTTCGAGGGCGGCCAGCCGGTGACTTGGGTGATGGACACCCCGGCCTATGTGCCCTGGTTCGGGGTCTTCGTCGACGAGGGTGTGTTGAGGCTGTCCTGGCTGTCGAGGTTCTTTGACGGGTGGGAGAACAACACGCCGATCTATTGGGGGCGGTTGTGGACGCAAGACGTGGGCGACGCACCGGTGGATCGGACGCCAGGGTTGGAGCTGATGCCTCTGAATGAGCATGCGATGTGGGTGCTGATGGAGAAGGTGGCACCCCGCCGCATGGCGACGATGTACACGGCGACCACGGACGCTGGGCAGTTCCTGGACGCGGTCCGCTACTGCACGCCGTGA
- a CDS encoding NADP-dependent oxidoreductase, whose product MNPSIPSQMKAAAIDRFGGPEVLDTRTVPVPQVGPGEVLIKVETAGIGQWDPSERAGEMEGYKPGKTSFPHVLGTDGCGTVAAVGDGVKHLKVGDKVYAFGFLNDKGGFYAEYTAVKASDAAPIPKGLSAEQAGVLAADGITALQGVEDTLKVGKGTTLLVYGASGGVGHLAVQLAKRLGARVLAVASGSDGVELLKKLGADQVVDGRADDVAKAAREFAPDGLDAALVLAGGDKTNQALSCVKSGGHIAYPNGVEPAPKGNDGVKVSSYDGQANSKVLARLNSLIESGPFHVEVSQVFRLDEARNAHEAVGKHHLGKLALRIH is encoded by the coding sequence ATGAACCCCTCCATCCCCTCCCAGATGAAGGCCGCCGCCATCGACCGCTTCGGCGGTCCCGAGGTGCTCGACACGCGCACCGTCCCCGTCCCCCAGGTCGGCCCCGGTGAAGTGCTCATCAAGGTCGAGACCGCGGGCATCGGTCAGTGGGACCCCTCCGAGCGCGCGGGCGAGATGGAGGGCTACAAGCCGGGCAAGACGTCCTTCCCCCACGTCCTCGGCACGGATGGCTGCGGCACCGTCGCCGCCGTGGGTGACGGCGTGAAGCACCTGAAGGTCGGCGACAAGGTCTATGCCTTCGGCTTCCTCAACGACAAGGGCGGCTTCTACGCCGAATACACCGCCGTGAAGGCCAGCGACGCCGCGCCCATCCCCAAGGGACTGAGCGCGGAGCAGGCGGGCGTGCTGGCGGCGGATGGCATCACCGCCCTGCAAGGCGTGGAGGACACGCTGAAGGTCGGCAAGGGCACCACGCTCCTCGTCTATGGCGCCAGCGGCGGCGTGGGCCACCTCGCGGTGCAGCTGGCGAAGCGGCTCGGCGCGCGCGTGCTCGCGGTGGCCTCCGGCTCCGACGGCGTGGAGCTCTTGAAGAAGCTCGGCGCGGACCAGGTCGTGGACGGCCGCGCGGATGACGTCGCGAAGGCCGCGCGCGAGTTCGCGCCGGACGGCCTCGACGCGGCCCTGGTGCTCGCGGGCGGCGACAAGACGAACCAGGCGCTCTCGTGCGTGAAGTCCGGTGGCCACATCGCCTACCCCAACGGCGTCGAGCCCGCGCCCAAGGGCAACGACGGCGTCAAGGTCTCCAGCTACGACGGCCAGGCCAACTCCAAGGTGCTCGCGCGGCTCAACAGCCTCATCGAGTCCGGCCCCTTCCACGTCGAGGTCTCCCAGGTCTTCCGCCTGGACGAGGCCCGCAACGCGCACGAGGCCGTAGGCAAGCACCACCTGGGCAAGCTCGCGCTGCGCATCCACTGA
- a CDS encoding putative metal-binding motif-containing protein yields the protein MQAKCIQVGMGLLLMCVMTACGSSESKGGPGAVQQEDGGGVVPDAGAPDAGAPDSGTPDAGPVDAGVDGGVVEAGPPCEKTHGVCVGAKRAKVDGVYESVCTALSYGEDYEGSETRCDGLDNDCDGVTDPSSTSRVAALGFSVHGGLVSSLRTETGVWVAVLDSGSEARILRLDSNLVLQGTSGVPYPWTRTGEAAAMPRSARLVRTEEGPALYYATTEDLSPPLRAYLVPLDGEGAPRTDAGGALVEYPMLDREFDSSSSLVAASPTGERVVVLWRAGSEQAPPMQVMGKVTDARGQVLVAPKVLFESTSGGTPYPASVLWLRNGEVLVAMGESRSGVTQEVVRVRRLDEALEQVGEERVFTVSESPMPLLVDRGEAAGEPLVSPVLVLRVREAPDFRARIQVTSSLFEGGMPATWTEEPEGFVPWYGAHGGDGVVQLSWLSKVYDPGEGGAARFWGRLWAQEPGGAAVERTPALEPMRLPAEAQWVLMEKVAPRRMAAMYMVSTDEGLFLDAVRYCTQ from the coding sequence ATGCAAGCCAAGTGTATTCAGGTGGGGATGGGGTTGTTGTTGATGTGTGTGATGACGGCCTGTGGTTCGTCGGAGTCGAAGGGTGGGCCGGGCGCGGTGCAGCAAGAGGACGGGGGCGGGGTGGTGCCGGACGCGGGGGCACCGGATGCAGGGGCGCCGGACTCGGGCACGCCGGACGCGGGACCGGTGGACGCGGGCGTGGATGGGGGCGTGGTGGAGGCGGGGCCACCGTGTGAGAAGACGCACGGGGTCTGCGTGGGGGCGAAGCGCGCGAAGGTGGATGGCGTCTACGAGTCGGTGTGCACGGCGCTCTCCTATGGCGAGGATTACGAGGGCTCGGAGACGCGGTGTGATGGGTTGGACAATGACTGTGATGGGGTGACGGACCCGTCGAGCACGTCTCGGGTGGCGGCGCTGGGTTTCTCCGTGCACGGTGGGTTGGTGTCGAGCCTCCGGACGGAGACGGGGGTGTGGGTGGCGGTGCTGGATTCGGGGAGTGAGGCGCGCATCCTGCGATTGGATTCGAACCTGGTGCTCCAGGGGACCTCGGGGGTGCCGTATCCGTGGACGCGCACGGGAGAGGCGGCGGCGATGCCGCGCAGCGCGAGGCTGGTGCGGACGGAGGAGGGGCCCGCGCTGTACTACGCGACGACGGAGGACCTCTCGCCGCCGCTGCGGGCGTATCTGGTTCCGCTGGATGGGGAGGGTGCGCCGAGGACGGACGCTGGGGGCGCGCTGGTGGAGTATCCGATGTTGGACCGGGAGTTCGACAGCTCGTCGTCGCTGGTGGCGGCGTCGCCGACGGGGGAGCGCGTGGTGGTGCTGTGGCGAGCGGGTTCCGAGCAGGCGCCGCCGATGCAGGTGATGGGGAAGGTGACGGATGCGCGGGGGCAGGTGCTCGTGGCGCCGAAGGTGCTCTTCGAGAGCACGTCGGGAGGGACGCCGTATCCGGCGAGTGTGCTGTGGCTGCGCAACGGTGAGGTGTTGGTGGCGATGGGGGAGTCGCGGTCGGGGGTGACGCAAGAGGTGGTGCGGGTGCGCCGGCTCGATGAGGCGTTGGAGCAGGTGGGGGAGGAGCGGGTGTTCACGGTCTCCGAGTCACCGATGCCGTTGTTGGTGGACCGGGGCGAGGCGGCGGGAGAGCCGTTGGTGTCGCCGGTGTTGGTGTTGCGGGTGCGGGAGGCGCCGGACTTCCGTGCCCGGATTCAGGTGACGAGCAGCCTGTTCGAGGGAGGGATGCCCGCGACGTGGACGGAGGAGCCCGAGGGGTTCGTGCCGTGGTACGGCGCGCACGGCGGCGACGGGGTGGTTCAGCTGTCCTGGTTGTCGAAGGTGTATGACCCGGGCGAGGGGGGCGCGGCGAGGTTCTGGGGGCGGCTGTGGGCGCAGGAGCCGGGCGGGGCGGCGGTGGAGCGGACGCCGGCGCTGGAGCCGATGCGGCTGCCGGCGGAGGCGCAGTGGGTGTTGATGGAGAAGGTGGCGCCACGGCGCATGGCGGCGATGTACATGGTGTCCACGGACGAGGGGCTGTTCCTGGACGCGGTCCGCTACTGCACGCAGTGA
- a CDS encoding ATP-binding protein, whose translation MPDIRLPAEAKFRSELEALAAHDDKPRPPGWALSPRAVEAYILGSPKPVGGVTITPKYVGDRGLIQVCIATLASDRALMLVGEPGTAKSWLSEHLSAAISGTSALIVQGTAGTSEDHLKYSWNYALLLAQGPTPEALVPSPVLRAMRTGKFARFEEVTRTSPEIQDALISLLSEKQVSIPELGEVVSAQRGFNLIATANTRDRGVNEMSAALKRRFNFVTVPIVDDLEQEIQIVTRREAELRNDYQVGVPPTEELSRMLLTLFQELREGVTKDGKTKVRTPGAVLSTAEAISVLFNSSILAQQFGGGKVTAQELAASLVGAVVKEQADDVKALREYMETVAKGRPGAWKELYSASKKLLRG comes from the coding sequence ATGCCGGACATCCGACTGCCCGCCGAAGCGAAGTTCAGGAGTGAGCTGGAAGCCCTCGCCGCGCACGACGACAAACCTCGCCCTCCCGGGTGGGCCCTGTCGCCGCGGGCCGTGGAGGCCTACATCCTCGGGAGCCCCAAGCCCGTGGGCGGCGTCACCATCACGCCCAAGTACGTCGGCGACCGGGGCCTCATCCAGGTCTGCATCGCCACGCTCGCGTCCGACCGCGCGCTGATGCTCGTCGGCGAGCCCGGCACCGCGAAGAGCTGGCTGTCCGAACACCTCTCCGCCGCCATCAGCGGCACCTCCGCCCTCATCGTCCAGGGCACCGCCGGCACCAGCGAGGACCACCTCAAGTACTCGTGGAACTACGCCCTGCTGCTCGCGCAGGGCCCCACCCCCGAGGCCCTGGTCCCCTCCCCCGTCCTGCGTGCCATGCGCACCGGCAAGTTCGCCCGCTTCGAGGAGGTGACGCGCACCTCCCCCGAGATTCAGGACGCCCTCATCTCCCTCCTCTCCGAGAAGCAGGTCTCCATTCCAGAGCTCGGCGAAGTCGTCAGCGCCCAGCGCGGCTTCAACCTCATCGCCACCGCCAACACCCGAGACCGCGGCGTCAACGAGATGAGCGCCGCCCTCAAGCGCCGCTTCAACTTCGTCACCGTCCCCATCGTCGACGACCTGGAGCAGGAGATTCAAATCGTCACCAGGCGCGAGGCCGAGCTGCGCAATGACTATCAAGTCGGCGTGCCGCCCACCGAGGAGCTGTCACGCATGCTGCTCACGCTCTTCCAGGAGCTGCGCGAGGGCGTCACGAAGGACGGCAAGACGAAGGTTCGCACCCCGGGAGCGGTGCTCTCCACCGCGGAGGCCATCAGCGTCCTGTTCAACAGCTCCATCCTCGCGCAGCAGTTCGGCGGCGGGAAGGTCACCGCGCAGGAGCTGGCCGCCTCGCTCGTGGGCGCGGTGGTGAAGGAGCAGGCCGACGACGTGAAGGCCCTGCGTGAATACATGGAGACCGTGGCCAAGGGCCGCCCCGGCGCGTGGAAGGAGCTGTACTCCGCCAGCAAGAAGCTCCTGAGGGGCTGA
- a CDS encoding linear amide C-N hydrolase: MCTDFLVVASDKSVVNGRSMEFGVDLNSKLLVRAPGSKFASPSPTGLTNGLSWTSKYGYVGLTGKGDLPFIVDGLNTEGLSTGCLWLPDSRYPKVTENSKALALAYFAGWALGNFATVAEVRGALEKGEAQVWEADWLAQYLPLHFPIHDAQGNSLVVEFLDGVMHLHDNPVAVLTNAPPFPFQLKNLREYVGLSPWDAKKVELGSESFAQPGHGSGLRGLPGDPMPPSRFVRATYLKNFARPVANAAEATSLAFHLLNTVDIPRGTVRALNENTQKEEDDYTQWTVVKDLTHNVFNVRFYEDQLIYSVNLKSLDFQAANGKTFAVPSSPASIDITDKLTR; the protein is encoded by the coding sequence ATGTGCACCGACTTCCTCGTCGTCGCCTCGGATAAGAGCGTGGTCAATGGACGCAGCATGGAGTTCGGCGTCGACCTCAACTCCAAGCTGCTCGTCAGGGCCCCGGGCTCGAAGTTCGCCTCGCCCTCGCCCACGGGACTCACCAATGGCCTGTCATGGACGTCCAAGTACGGCTACGTGGGCCTCACCGGAAAGGGCGACCTGCCCTTCATCGTCGATGGCCTGAACACGGAGGGGCTCTCCACCGGGTGCCTGTGGCTGCCGGACTCGCGCTACCCGAAGGTCACCGAGAACTCGAAGGCGCTGGCGCTGGCGTACTTCGCCGGCTGGGCGCTGGGGAACTTCGCCACCGTCGCGGAGGTGCGCGGGGCGCTCGAGAAGGGCGAGGCCCAGGTCTGGGAGGCGGACTGGTTGGCGCAGTACCTGCCGCTGCACTTCCCCATCCATGACGCCCAGGGCAACAGCCTGGTGGTGGAGTTCCTCGACGGCGTGATGCACCTGCACGACAACCCCGTCGCCGTGCTCACCAACGCGCCGCCCTTCCCGTTCCAGCTGAAGAACCTGCGCGAGTACGTGGGCCTGTCCCCGTGGGACGCGAAGAAGGTGGAGCTGGGCAGCGAGAGCTTCGCGCAGCCCGGCCATGGCAGCGGCCTGCGCGGGCTGCCCGGAGACCCGATGCCTCCGTCCCGCTTCGTGCGCGCCACCTACCTCAAGAACTTCGCGCGCCCCGTCGCCAACGCCGCCGAGGCCACCAGCCTCGCCTTCCACCTCCTCAACACGGTGGACATCCCGCGAGGCACCGTGCGCGCCCTCAACGAGAACACCCAGAAGGAAGAGGACGACTACACCCAGTGGACCGTGGTGAAGGACCTCACCCACAACGTCTTCAACGTGCGGTTCTACGAGGACCAGCTCATCTACTCGGTGAACCTGAAGTCGCTCGACTTCCAGGCCGCCAACGGGAAGACCTTCGCGGTGCCCTCGAGCCCCGCGTCCATCGACATCACGGACAAGCTGACGCGCTGA
- a CDS encoding AraC family transcriptional regulator gives MSSPATLLTSWALALHRTLELRGLDSHGLFVKAGLNPGLLGDANARYPQEGLTRLWRLAVESSGDPAIGLEMARQVSPTTFHAVGYRLNASSTLREAFERLVHAVALVSDALRPAFTRDGDCYQVILFDGGDGPHLCEEETDAVAYLLVRFCRVVYTRELSPREVLLRRQAPSDLRPYEKLFRCKVTFGANADVLVYERTPFEVTLPGANPELARINDELITRHLARHAGQDLVTRVRAMLLELMPQGEPSQEKVAERLHMSSRSLQRKLVDAGSGFRELLAETRRTLALSYLSEPGRSVSEIAYLLGFSDVSTFTRAFRRWTGQPPSRFGARSGT, from the coding sequence ATGAGCTCTCCGGCGACCCTGTTGACGAGCTGGGCCCTCGCGCTCCATCGCACGCTGGAGCTGCGCGGCCTGGACTCCCACGGGCTGTTCGTGAAGGCCGGGTTGAATCCGGGGCTGCTCGGTGACGCCAACGCGCGCTATCCGCAGGAGGGGCTGACGCGGCTGTGGCGGCTGGCGGTGGAGAGCTCGGGGGACCCGGCGATTGGGCTGGAGATGGCGCGGCAGGTGAGCCCGACGACGTTCCACGCGGTGGGCTATCGGCTCAACGCGTCCAGCACGCTGCGCGAGGCGTTCGAGCGGCTGGTGCACGCGGTGGCGCTGGTGTCGGACGCGCTGCGGCCGGCCTTCACGCGGGATGGGGACTGCTATCAGGTGATCCTCTTCGACGGCGGCGACGGGCCGCACCTGTGCGAGGAGGAGACGGACGCGGTGGCGTACCTGCTGGTGCGCTTCTGCCGGGTCGTCTACACGCGGGAGCTGTCGCCGCGCGAGGTGCTGCTGCGTCGGCAGGCGCCCTCGGACTTGAGGCCGTACGAGAAGCTGTTCCGGTGCAAGGTGACCTTCGGGGCCAACGCGGACGTGCTGGTGTACGAGCGGACGCCGTTCGAGGTGACGCTGCCGGGGGCGAACCCGGAGCTGGCGCGCATCAACGACGAGCTCATCACCCGGCACCTGGCGAGGCACGCGGGGCAGGACCTGGTGACGCGGGTGCGCGCGATGCTGCTGGAGCTGATGCCCCAGGGCGAGCCGTCGCAGGAGAAGGTGGCGGAGCGGCTGCACATGAGCTCGCGCAGCCTGCAGCGCAAGCTGGTGGACGCGGGCTCGGGCTTTCGCGAGCTGCTCGCGGAGACTCGCCGCACGCTGGCCCTGTCCTACCTCTCCGAGCCCGGGCGCTCGGTGAGCGAGATCGCGTACCTGCTGGGCTTCTCCGACGTGAGCACCTTCACCCGCGCCTTCCGGCGGTGGACGGGACAGCCGCCCAGCCGCTTCGGCGCGCGCTCGGGCACGTGA
- a CDS encoding YncE family protein gives MTPPRLRGIQKSLLAAAALLAVMSPGFTPALAAPPSFIAFESGQVRPLALSPDRTRLFAVNTPDNSLSIFTVGANGLTLQSRVQVGLEPIAVAARNDNEVWVVNHLSDSVSVVSLTGTPRVVRTLLVGDEPRDIVFAGTGGRAFITTAHRGQHRTHSSIAAVPGAGDPKLTTPGVGRADVWVFDPANLGASLGGTPVRILNFFGDTPRALTVSPDKQTVYAAVFKSGNQTTSLLEETVCEGFNPYLPCLVNGSIYPGGSPGPATNHEGIRAPEVALIVKYNNQTNRWQDELGRNWNNAVRFRLPDQDVFAVDANSLGQKAAYSHVGTTLFNMATNPVTGTVYVSNTEAFNHVRFEGPGNYGGTTVQGHLAETRITAILGGSVLPRHLNKHLDYTKLATDPAFDRTAKNHSLATPVDMAVSSDGRTLYVAAYSSSKVGVFDTQALEADSFNPRLNSAAYIPVSGGGPSGLILDEARGRLYVLTRFDNAVKVIDLATRAELSKQVLPNPEPASVVQGRPILYDAATFSANGEASCASCHIFGDMDDLAWDLGNPDDDVTQNPIPGRLLGAAELLKPHINGSGNVEDFHPMKGPMTTQTLRGMVVSGPMHWRGDRSTGFFGTSGTDPNLSFMNFIVAFEGLLGRSTAPTQTEMQRFTDFQLQVQLPPNPVRNLDNSLTAAQQRGLDFYAGSRRSDGIPFGEGLGFTCEGCHRLSPAQGFYGTDGMASFENIPQIVKIPHLRNMYQKVGMFGNATTPFFLAPDSGWQGDQVRGFGFVHDGAVDTMARFLSAIVFIPSIGVGFPLNNPDATRRDVEQLLLAFDTDLAPIVGQQVTLTSTNASAVGPRIDLLLQRARTPFASKILGAGVTECDLIAKVALGGRVKGFLFSPSGNGFIPDDGTTASVSDAALRNHAKTAGQEVTYTCVPPGSGPRIGLNR, from the coding sequence ATGACTCCCCCGAGACTCAGAGGTATCCAGAAGTCCTTGCTGGCGGCGGCGGCGCTGCTCGCCGTCATGTCGCCCGGCTTCACCCCCGCGCTGGCGGCGCCGCCGTCGTTCATCGCCTTCGAGAGCGGTCAGGTGCGCCCGCTGGCGTTGTCGCCGGACCGCACGCGGCTGTTCGCGGTGAACACGCCGGACAACAGCCTGTCCATCTTCACCGTGGGCGCCAATGGCCTGACGCTCCAGTCGCGCGTGCAGGTGGGCCTGGAGCCCATCGCCGTCGCCGCGCGCAATGACAATGAGGTCTGGGTGGTCAACCACCTGTCGGACAGCGTGAGCGTGGTGTCGCTCACGGGCACGCCGCGCGTGGTGCGCACGCTGCTGGTGGGTGACGAGCCGCGCGACATCGTCTTCGCGGGCACGGGGGGCCGGGCCTTCATCACCACGGCGCACCGCGGGCAGCACCGCACGCATTCGTCCATCGCGGCGGTGCCGGGCGCCGGAGACCCGAAGCTGACCACGCCGGGCGTGGGCCGCGCGGACGTCTGGGTGTTCGACCCGGCCAACCTGGGCGCCTCGCTGGGCGGCACACCCGTGCGCATCCTCAACTTCTTCGGGGACACGCCGCGCGCGCTGACGGTGAGCCCGGACAAGCAGACGGTGTACGCGGCCGTCTTCAAGTCGGGCAACCAGACGACGTCCCTCCTGGAGGAGACCGTCTGTGAGGGCTTCAATCCCTATCTGCCCTGTCTGGTGAACGGCTCCATCTATCCGGGCGGCAGCCCGGGCCCCGCCACCAACCACGAGGGCATCCGCGCGCCCGAGGTGGCGCTCATCGTGAAGTACAACAACCAGACGAACCGGTGGCAGGACGAGCTGGGGCGCAATTGGAACAACGCGGTGCGCTTCCGGCTGCCGGACCAGGATGTCTTCGCGGTGGACGCGAACTCGCTGGGGCAGAAGGCGGCGTACTCGCACGTGGGCACCACGCTGTTCAACATGGCGACCAACCCGGTGACGGGCACGGTGTACGTGTCCAACACGGAGGCCTTCAACCACGTGCGCTTCGAGGGCCCCGGCAACTACGGCGGCACCACGGTGCAGGGCCACCTGGCGGAGACGCGCATCACCGCCATCCTCGGCGGCAGCGTGCTGCCCCGGCACCTCAACAAGCACCTGGACTACACGAAGCTGGCCACGGACCCGGCCTTCGACCGGACGGCGAAGAACCACAGCCTGGCCACGCCGGTGGACATGGCGGTCAGCTCGGACGGGCGCACGCTGTACGTGGCCGCGTACAGCTCCAGCAAGGTGGGCGTGTTCGACACGCAGGCCCTGGAGGCGGACAGCTTCAACCCGCGGCTCAACAGCGCGGCCTACATCCCCGTCAGCGGCGGCGGCCCCAGCGGCCTCATCCTGGACGAGGCGAGAGGTCGCCTCTACGTGCTGACCCGCTTCGACAACGCGGTGAAGGTCATCGACCTGGCCACGCGCGCGGAGCTTTCCAAGCAGGTGCTGCCCAACCCCGAGCCCGCCTCCGTGGTGCAGGGCCGCCCCATCCTCTACGACGCGGCGACGTTCTCCGCCAATGGTGAGGCCTCGTGCGCCAGCTGCCACATCTTCGGCGACATGGATGACCTGGCGTGGGATTTGGGCAACCCGGATGACGACGTGACTCAGAACCCGATTCCTGGGCGCCTGTTGGGCGCGGCGGAGCTGCTCAAGCCGCACATCAACGGCTCGGGCAACGTGGAGGACTTCCACCCGATGAAGGGCCCCATGACGACGCAGACGTTGCGCGGCATGGTGGTGTCCGGCCCGATGCACTGGAGAGGTGACCGCTCCACGGGCTTCTTCGGCACGTCGGGCACGGACCCCAACCTGTCGTTCATGAACTTCATCGTCGCGTTCGAGGGGCTTTTGGGCCGCTCCACCGCGCCCACGCAGACGGAGATGCAGCGCTTCACCGACTTCCAGCTGCAGGTGCAGCTGCCGCCCAACCCGGTGCGCAACCTGGACAACTCGCTGACGGCGGCGCAGCAGCGGGGGTTGGACTTCTACGCGGGCTCACGCCGCTCGGATGGCATTCCGTTCGGAGAGGGGCTGGGCTTCACGTGTGAGGGCTGCCACCGGCTGAGCCCGGCGCAGGGCTTCTACGGCACGGATGGCATGGCGAGCTTCGAGAACATCCCTCAAATCGTGAAGATTCCGCACTTGCGAAACATGTATCAGAAGGTCGGCATGTTCGGGAACGCGACGACGCCCTTCTTCCTGGCGCCGGACAGCGGCTGGCAGGGAGACCAGGTGCGAGGGTTTGGCTTCGTGCACGACGGCGCGGTGGACACCATGGCGCGCTTCCTGTCGGCCATCGTGTTCATCCCGAGCATCGGCGTGGGCTTCCCGCTGAACAACCCGGACGCCACGCGCCGGGACGTGGAGCAGCTGTTGCTCGCGTTCGACACGGACCTGGCGCCCATCGTGGGGCAGCAGGTGACCTTGACGAGCACCAACGCCTCGGCGGTGGGGCCGCGCATCGACTTGTTGTTGCAGCGCGCGCGCACGCCGTTCGCCTCGAAGATATTGGGGGCGGGCGTGACGGAGTGCGACCTCATCGCGAAGGTGGCGTTGGGCGGGCGGGTGAAGGGCTTCCTCTTCAGCCCGTCGGGCAACGGCTTCATCCCGGATGACGGCACCACGGCGAGCGTGTCCGACGCGGCGCTGCGCAACCACGCGAAGACGGCGGGCCAGGAGGTCACCTACACCTGCGTGCCGCCGGGCTCGGGTCCGCGCATCGGCCTCAATCGCTGA